One Megasphaera elsdenii DSM 20460 genomic window carries:
- a CDS encoding ammonium transporter encodes MKKLWSRLGVLLPCLLMAAPAAFASDPGTIDTGDTAWVLISAALVFIMTPGLGFFYGGMVRNKNVLTTIMQSFFIVAMISVEWILIGYAMTFGTDINGFIGSLDKVGLAGVGMSVLENGTIPEMAFVAFQCMFAVITPALITGAFAERMKFHAFVVFILLWAIFIYNPMAHWVWGGGFLAKLGALDFAGGLVIHILSGVSGLTLCVLLGKRYGYGKIPMVPHNLPMTVLGAALLWFGWFGFNAGSALGANALAASAFIASQAAAAAATVTWVAVEWIVQGKPTILGAASGCIAGLVAITPAAGFVAPLPALIIGAIGGVICYFAVAVVKAKLGYDDSLDAFGIHGIGGTWGSIATGIWATTEVNPAGADGLFYGSSDLLVAQIISTVVAYALAIVGTFILFKIISFFMTVRTDKNEEITGLDIGEHGERGYNYAIMSGSPFGETPTTPFGNAALDNAAVNSAGINGRNL; translated from the coding sequence ATGAAAAAATTATGGTCACGTTTAGGAGTGCTGCTCCCGTGTCTGCTCATGGCAGCGCCGGCAGCCTTCGCTTCCGATCCGGGGACGATCGATACAGGCGATACGGCCTGGGTCCTCATCAGCGCCGCCCTGGTATTCATCATGACACCGGGCCTGGGCTTCTTCTATGGCGGCATGGTCCGCAATAAGAACGTCTTGACGACGATCATGCAGAGTTTCTTCATCGTCGCCATGATTTCCGTAGAATGGATCCTCATCGGCTACGCCATGACATTCGGCACAGATATTAATGGTTTCATCGGTTCTCTTGATAAAGTCGGCCTGGCCGGTGTCGGCATGTCCGTTCTGGAAAACGGGACCATTCCGGAAATGGCTTTCGTCGCTTTCCAGTGCATGTTCGCCGTCATTACTCCGGCCCTGATTACAGGGGCCTTTGCGGAACGCATGAAGTTCCACGCTTTCGTCGTCTTCATCCTGCTCTGGGCCATCTTCATTTACAACCCCATGGCACACTGGGTCTGGGGCGGCGGCTTCCTGGCTAAACTCGGCGCCCTGGACTTTGCCGGCGGCCTGGTCATCCACATCCTCTCCGGTGTCTCTGGCCTGACACTCTGCGTCCTCCTGGGCAAACGCTATGGCTATGGGAAAATCCCCATGGTTCCGCATAACCTGCCCATGACCGTCCTCGGTGCGGCTCTCCTCTGGTTCGGCTGGTTCGGTTTCAATGCCGGCAGTGCGCTCGGCGCCAACGCTCTGGCTGCCAGCGCCTTCATCGCTTCGCAGGCTGCCGCTGCGGCAGCTACCGTCACCTGGGTTGCCGTCGAATGGATTGTCCAGGGTAAACCGACCATCCTCGGTGCCGCTTCGGGCTGCATCGCCGGATTAGTTGCCATCACACCGGCAGCTGGCTTCGTCGCTCCCCTTCCAGCCTTGATCATCGGCGCGATTGGCGGCGTCATCTGCTACTTCGCCGTCGCTGTCGTCAAAGCCAAACTCGGTTACGACGATTCCCTCGACGCCTTCGGTATCCACGGCATCGGCGGTACCTGGGGTTCCATCGCTACCGGCATCTGGGCTACGACAGAAGTCAACCCGGCCGGTGCTGACGGCTTATTCTACGGCAGCTCCGACCTGCTCGTCGCTCAGATCATTTCGACCGTCGTCGCTTATGCTTTGGCTATTGTCGGCACATTCATCCTCTTCAAGATCATCAGCTTCTTCATGACTGTCCGCACCGATAAGAACGAAGAAATCACAGGTCTCGATATTGGCGAACACGGCGAACGGGGTTATAATTATGCTATCATGTCCGGCAGCCCCTTCGGAGAAACGCCGACGACGCCCTTTGGCAATGCAGCTTTAGACAATGCCGCCGTCAACAGCGCAGGCATTAACGGTCGTAACTTATAG
- a CDS encoding ClC family H(+)/Cl(-) exchange transporter gives MHVDTQLEAALRALDHWPRFRLRLFFEGILVGILSGTVISFFRWGLEMGTVWRQWIYANVLASGGILLNLGWFAVLLAAALLLWRLGVYEPNAGGSGIPQVKGVILGAIRMRWLRILWVKLVGGIVGIGLGLSLGREGPSIQIGAVTAQGLSRAFGRTRMEERYLITAGASAGLAAAFNAPLAGVMFALEELHRNFSGVVLAPSMAAALLATMVSRYVFGRAPVFHFGMLPPFPLRYMWIVVILGIIIGFAGVIFNKGLLNIHYFYDLPVFRNQYMRIAFALCMAGVLGYVFPEVLGGGNDLVNSLYTLPLSLKLFAGLLIGKFLFTLVSYGCGVPGGFFLPMLVLGALTGGITGIVFVQLGLISSYYLSNIVVISMAAFFAASVQSPVTGTILIMEMTSSYEHLLVLCTASLVALVVAQLCQGEPIYEALLQRNLAKNKPVLSSEERRNLLELTVSSGSQADGKYIGRIAWPAHTVIVDVKRGSGDIIPDDDTCLRAGDYLYVLTDSVEGAESIRNIVEKTKS, from the coding sequence ATGCATGTCGATACACAGTTAGAAGCGGCTCTGCGGGCTCTGGACCATTGGCCGCGGTTCCGGCTGCGCCTTTTTTTTGAAGGCATTTTAGTCGGAATATTATCGGGAACCGTTATCAGCTTTTTTCGCTGGGGCCTGGAAATGGGGACAGTTTGGCGCCAATGGATCTATGCCAATGTCCTGGCCAGCGGCGGCATACTCCTGAACCTGGGCTGGTTCGCTGTCTTACTGGCCGCGGCCCTGCTCTTATGGCGTCTGGGCGTGTATGAACCCAATGCCGGCGGCAGCGGCATCCCACAGGTAAAAGGCGTCATCTTAGGGGCCATCCGCATGCGCTGGCTGCGCATCCTCTGGGTCAAGCTCGTCGGCGGCATCGTCGGCATCGGCCTGGGCCTGTCCCTGGGCCGCGAAGGACCGTCCATCCAGATCGGTGCCGTCACCGCCCAGGGCTTGAGCCGGGCTTTCGGCCGGACGCGGATGGAAGAACGCTATCTCATCACGGCCGGTGCCAGCGCCGGCCTGGCGGCGGCTTTCAATGCGCCACTGGCAGGCGTCATGTTTGCCCTGGAGGAACTGCACCGCAATTTTTCCGGTGTCGTCCTGGCACCGTCCATGGCAGCGGCCCTATTGGCTACCATGGTCAGCCGTTACGTCTTTGGCCGGGCGCCGGTCTTCCATTTCGGCATGCTGCCGCCCTTTCCTCTCCGGTACATGTGGATTGTAGTTATTTTGGGAATTATTATCGGTTTTGCGGGCGTTATTTTCAATAAAGGCTTGCTGAATATTCATTATTTTTATGACTTACCCGTTTTTCGCAATCAATATATGCGCATTGCCTTTGCCTTATGCATGGCCGGCGTACTGGGCTATGTCTTCCCCGAAGTCCTTGGCGGCGGCAACGACCTGGTCAACAGTCTTTATACGCTGCCCTTGTCGCTGAAACTCTTTGCCGGCCTGCTCATCGGGAAGTTCCTCTTTACCCTGGTCAGCTATGGCTGCGGCGTTCCTGGCGGCTTCTTCCTGCCCATGCTGGTCCTGGGGGCTTTGACGGGCGGCATTACGGGCATCGTCTTCGTGCAGCTGGGCCTCATCTCTTCGTATTACTTATCTAACATCGTCGTCATCTCCATGGCTGCTTTTTTTGCGGCCTCGGTACAATCACCGGTTACGGGAACGATTCTCATCATGGAAATGACCAGCTCTTATGAACACCTGCTCGTCCTCTGTACGGCGTCACTGGTCGCTTTGGTCGTAGCCCAGCTCTGTCAGGGCGAACCGATTTACGAAGCCCTGCTGCAACGGAACTTGGCCAAGAATAAGCCTGTCTTATCGTCGGAAGAACGGCGGAATCTCTTGGAATTGACCGTATCCAGCGGCAGTCAGGCTGATGGGAAATATATCGGCCGTATCGCCTGGCCGGCTCATACGGTCATCGTCGATGTCAAGCGCGGCAGTGGTGACATCATCCCCGATGACGATACGTGTCTGCGCGCAGGGGACTACCTTTATGTCCTTACGGATTCTGTCGAAGGGGCCGAATCCATAAGAAATATTGTGGAGAAGACAAAGTCTTGA
- a CDS encoding P-II family nitrogen regulator, whose amino-acid sequence MEEHPITKVEIITRPSKLEELKEALNNIGVMGMTVSQVFGCGLQKGYVEVYRGQRYNINLLPGIKVETVVCEVPVDKVVEVAEKICKTGKPGDGKIFIYRLDDAVRIRTGDRGPVAIMDEK is encoded by the coding sequence ATGGAAGAACATCCGATTACAAAAGTAGAAATCATCACTCGTCCCAGTAAATTGGAAGAGCTCAAAGAAGCCCTGAACAACATCGGCGTCATGGGCATGACGGTCAGCCAGGTCTTCGGCTGCGGCCTCCAGAAAGGCTACGTCGAAGTCTACCGCGGCCAGCGGTATAACATCAACCTCCTGCCGGGCATCAAAGTCGAAACGGTCGTCTGCGAAGTCCCGGTCGACAAGGTCGTCGAAGTCGCTGAAAAAATCTGCAAAACAGGAAAACCCGGCGACGGCAAGATTTTCATCTACCGCCTGGACGATGCCGTCCGCATCCGTACTGGTGACCGTGGCCCTGTGGCCATTATGGACGAAAAGTAA
- a CDS encoding M20 metallopeptidase family protein — MNDRYTPTFNIHEAVRKTLPYMMEMREYFHAHPELSEKEFDTCKTIFQELSLMGIEDVKIIAGTGVTGLIHGALPGPVILLRADIDALPLTEKFDCPYSSLVDGVMHACGHDGHAANLLGVAKILNKHKDCLRGTIRLAFQPAEEGNGGAARMIDAGILNNPRVDYALGLHVAGSLPKGYVGIGRGEISASCDDFTITLHGRGGHGSQPSLCISPIQMGIDIIQSIQNFVYNCHADGDGVVLTFGQFQAGHNPNVIPETAELKGTLRTYNEEKRKRILDAIQAILKNVTTTYGGTFDLNVVPFSPVCVNDDGVTDRVVHILQDHCANRVDLIPLKRGSGSEDFAYFSAAVPSSFYYVGVYSDAPVIGHSPEFHWDSNALKYMCETMLNIVYYFESY; from the coding sequence ATGAACGATAGATACACACCGACATTTAATATTCACGAAGCAGTGCGCAAGACCTTGCCGTATATGATGGAAATGCGCGAGTATTTCCATGCCCATCCGGAATTGAGCGAAAAGGAATTTGATACGTGCAAGACAATTTTCCAGGAACTGTCCCTCATGGGCATTGAAGACGTCAAGATCATCGCCGGTACGGGCGTCACCGGCCTGATCCACGGCGCCCTGCCCGGTCCGGTCATCCTCTTGCGGGCCGATATCGACGCCTTGCCGCTGACGGAAAAATTCGACTGCCCCTATTCGTCCCTCGTCGACGGCGTCATGCACGCCTGCGGCCATGACGGCCATGCAGCCAATCTCCTGGGGGTCGCCAAAATCCTTAACAAGCACAAGGACTGCCTGCGCGGCACGATCCGCCTGGCTTTTCAGCCGGCTGAAGAAGGCAACGGCGGCGCAGCCCGCATGATTGACGCCGGCATCCTCAACAATCCCCGCGTCGATTATGCCCTGGGCCTGCACGTCGCTGGCAGTCTGCCAAAGGGCTACGTCGGCATCGGCCGCGGTGAAATCTCGGCATCTTGTGACGACTTCACGATCACCCTCCACGGCCGCGGCGGCCACGGATCCCAGCCGTCCTTATGCATCAGCCCGATTCAGATGGGCATCGATATCATCCAGTCCATTCAGAACTTCGTCTACAACTGCCACGCTGACGGCGACGGCGTCGTCCTTACCTTTGGCCAGTTCCAGGCCGGCCACAACCCGAACGTCATCCCGGAAACGGCCGAACTGAAAGGGACCTTGCGGACGTATAATGAAGAAAAACGAAAACGCATCCTCGACGCCATCCAGGCTATTCTGAAAAACGTCACCACCACTTATGGCGGCACTTTCGATTTGAACGTCGTACCTTTCTCGCCAGTCTGCGTCAATGACGATGGCGTCACCGACCGGGTCGTCCACATTTTACAAGACCACTGTGCCAATCGAGTCGACCTCATTCCTTTGAAACGCGGTTCTGGTTCAGAAGACTTTGCCTACTTCAGTGCCGCCGTGCCCAGCTCATTCTACTACGTCGGCGTCTACAGCGACGCACCGGTCATTGGCCATTCGCCGGAATTCCATTGGGACAGCAATGCCTTGAAGTATATGTGCGAAACGATGCTCAACATCGTCTATTACTTTGAAAGCTATTGA
- a CDS encoding AEC family transporter, whose amino-acid sequence MVFWFIIEHTMLPIFFLVVLGYFLDKKFHLDVKTLSKLMFFLVIPSFIFTNIYTTQFPATSINIIAAIAIFMFICFIIANIVARIRHYDAAMLESCRNAFMFNNTGNLGVALIILVFSHDPFVVNGQTPYLAEAMVVQIIIFMIQSISLNTLGLYQAGRGRLTARDTLAVMFHMPLLYVLAAALIARYIGWDAKDFFLWPIMEMASKALLPLAMVSIGAQLSQTKIHWLDKDVWIVSILKMTALPLIGLAMIYIANAFRPGTFTAVSATVFLIYCAIPTAVNTALFAIEFDNNPDYATQVVMNTTALSAVSLTFYIFLGHILFV is encoded by the coding sequence ATGGTTTTCTGGTTCATTATCGAACACACAATGCTTCCCATTTTCTTTCTCGTCGTCCTCGGCTATTTCCTCGATAAAAAATTTCATCTCGACGTCAAGACCTTGTCAAAGCTCATGTTCTTCCTGGTCATCCCCAGTTTCATCTTCACCAACATCTATACGACGCAATTCCCGGCGACAAGTATCAATATCATCGCCGCCATTGCCATCTTCATGTTCATCTGCTTCATCATCGCCAATATCGTAGCCCGTATCCGCCATTATGACGCAGCCATGCTGGAATCGTGCCGCAACGCCTTCATGTTCAACAACACAGGCAATCTGGGCGTCGCCTTGATCATCCTCGTCTTTTCCCATGACCCCTTCGTCGTCAACGGCCAGACGCCGTATCTGGCCGAAGCCATGGTCGTCCAGATCATCATCTTCATGATCCAGAGCATTTCCCTTAACACACTCGGTCTTTACCAGGCCGGCCGAGGTCGCCTGACGGCCCGGGATACACTGGCCGTCATGTTCCACATGCCCCTGCTCTATGTCCTAGCCGCCGCCCTGATTGCCCGTTACATCGGCTGGGATGCGAAGGACTTCTTCTTATGGCCCATCATGGAAATGGCCAGCAAGGCCCTCCTGCCCCTGGCCATGGTCAGCATCGGCGCCCAGTTATCGCAGACGAAGATCCATTGGCTCGACAAGGATGTCTGGATTGTCAGCATCCTCAAGATGACGGCCCTGCCCCTCATCGGCCTGGCCATGATCTATATCGCCAACGCCTTCCGGCCCGGCACGTTCACCGCCGTCAGCGCTACGGTCTTCCTCATCTACTGCGCCATCCCGACAGCCGTCAATACAGCCTTGTTCGCCATCGAATTCGACAACAATCCCGATTATGCCACGCAGGTCGTCATGAATACGACGGCCCTCAGCGCCGTATCCCTGACCTTCTATATTTTCCTGGGACACATTCTTTTCGTCTAG
- a CDS encoding ribose-phosphate diphosphokinase, which produces MSYEDGKKLKIFTGNANPELAKEIADYLGLELGKAFVGKFNNGEIQVMIDESVRGKDVFVIQPTCQPANDTLMELLIMADALKRASAKHITAVVPYYGYARQDRKTRGREPITSKLVADLMTTSGITRVVTMDLHAGQIQGFFDIPVDHLGSASIIAKYINQKKEETDMGDIVVVSPDLGGVTRARDLADRVNAPIAIIEKRRPRPGVAEVMNIIGDIKGKTCILVDDIVDTAGSLCGGAKALKEMGASRVFAACAHAVLTDPAVERIQKSVISELIITNTIPLPPEKQIDKIKVLSVAPLLGEAIMRIFHDVSVSRLFDK; this is translated from the coding sequence ATGAGTTACGAAGACGGGAAAAAGCTGAAGATTTTTACGGGGAATGCCAATCCGGAATTGGCTAAGGAAATTGCCGATTACCTCGGTTTGGAACTGGGCAAAGCCTTTGTTGGCAAATTCAACAACGGCGAAATCCAGGTCATGATCGACGAAAGTGTCCGCGGTAAGGACGTATTCGTCATCCAGCCGACATGCCAGCCGGCCAACGATACCCTCATGGAACTGCTCATCATGGCAGATGCCCTCAAACGCGCTTCGGCTAAACACATTACCGCCGTTGTTCCGTATTATGGTTATGCACGTCAGGACCGCAAGACCCGCGGCCGTGAACCGATTACATCCAAACTGGTTGCTGATTTGATGACGACCTCCGGCATCACCCGCGTCGTTACCATGGACTTGCATGCCGGCCAGATCCAGGGTTTCTTCGACATCCCTGTCGATCACCTCGGCTCGGCTTCCATCATTGCCAAATACATCAATCAGAAGAAAGAAGAAACGGATATGGGCGACATCGTCGTCGTATCTCCTGACCTCGGTGGCGTAACGCGTGCCCGCGATCTGGCTGACCGCGTCAATGCACCGATCGCCATCATTGAAAAACGCCGTCCCCGTCCGGGCGTTGCTGAAGTCATGAACATCATTGGCGACATCAAAGGCAAGACCTGCATCCTCGTCGACGACATCGTCGATACGGCTGGTTCCTTGTGCGGTGGCGCCAAAGCCCTGAAAGAAATGGGCGCTTCCCGTGTCTTTGCTGCCTGCGCTCATGCCGTCCTCACCGATCCGGCTGTCGAACGCATCCAGAAATCGGTCATTTCCGAACTGATCATCACCAACACCATCCCCTTGCCGCCGGAAAAACAGATCGATAAGATCAAAGTCCTTTCGGTTGCGCCGCTCCTCGGTGAAGCTATCATGCGCATCTTCCACGACGTTTCCGTAAGCCGTCTCTTCGACAAATAA
- a CDS encoding peptidoglycan-binding protein produces the protein MTTICIFAFTSLACASVQMGMSGSVVQSVQYMLQDTGYLSGSADGDFGPSTEAAVEQFQADHGLTADGVVGSQTMEALSEASGRPIPEESSSTEGYQRRLVMEATAYTAADGGGDGYTATGQYLQRGMVAVDPDVIPLGSQLYIEGYGYAVAADTGGAIVGDRIDLAMDSTSEALDFGRRDVVVYVLG, from the coding sequence ATGACAACAATCTGCATATTTGCGTTTACATCCCTGGCCTGTGCCAGCGTTCAAATGGGTATGAGTGGCTCTGTCGTACAGAGCGTTCAATATATGCTTCAGGACACGGGCTATCTGTCCGGCAGTGCTGATGGCGATTTTGGTCCTTCGACAGAAGCTGCTGTCGAACAGTTCCAGGCTGACCACGGCCTTACGGCAGACGGTGTCGTCGGCTCCCAGACCATGGAAGCTTTGTCGGAAGCCAGCGGCCGTCCGATTCCTGAAGAATCGTCTTCGACAGAAGGCTATCAGCGTCGTCTTGTCATGGAAGCTACGGCTTATACGGCTGCCGATGGCGGCGGTGATGGCTACACGGCAACGGGCCAGTACCTCCAGCGCGGCATGGTCGCTGTCGACCCCGATGTCATCCCTCTCGGCTCGCAGCTCTACATTGAAGGCTATGGCTATGCCGTAGCTGCCGATACGGGCGGAGCCATCGTTGGCGACCGCATCGACCTGGCCATGGATTCGACCAGCGAAGCCCTGGACTTCGGCCGTCGCGATGTCGTTGTCTATGTATTAGGTTAA
- the pth gene encoding aminoacyl-tRNA hydrolase, giving the protein MIVGLGNPGRQYEESKHNTGFRVVDELAKRWNVTLWQDKMDALVAQTTVNGEKIILVKPQTYMNESGRAVGPLMRWYKIDQPDVYVAYDDMDLAVGRLRIRKNGSDGGHNGIKSLFANGCTDFTRFRVGIGRPLPHHDVVDHVLTPFPEELREAYQQGIEDAATAIEGCLSLGVDKGMNRYNPKKKK; this is encoded by the coding sequence ATGATCGTTGGCCTGGGCAATCCGGGCCGTCAATATGAAGAATCGAAACACAACACGGGTTTCCGTGTCGTCGATGAATTAGCCAAGCGCTGGAATGTGACCTTGTGGCAGGATAAGATGGACGCCCTCGTAGCCCAGACTACCGTGAACGGTGAAAAAATCATCCTGGTCAAGCCGCAGACTTACATGAATGAAAGCGGCCGCGCCGTCGGCCCGCTTATGCGCTGGTATAAGATCGACCAGCCTGATGTCTACGTCGCGTATGACGATATGGACCTGGCCGTCGGCCGCCTGCGGATCCGCAAGAACGGCAGCGATGGCGGACATAACGGTATCAAGAGCCTTTTCGCCAACGGCTGTACAGATTTTACCCGTTTCCGCGTCGGCATTGGCCGGCCCTTGCCGCACCATGACGTCGTCGACCATGTCCTGACTCCTTTCCCGGAAGAACTCCGCGAAGCCTACCAGCAGGGCATCGAAGACGCGGCCACAGCCATCGAAGGCTGCCTGAGCCTCGGCGTCGACAAAGGCATGAATCGCTATAACCCAAAGAAGAAGAAATAA
- a CDS encoding MBL fold metallo-hydrolase — translation MIQQVYSHPDIYRIRVDLPDNPLQYLNAYVIKGPSGNLVIDTGFNRPECKRALGRGLQELGIRLQSDTALFITHLHADHSGLVGLFAAAGCPVYMHPVDYQYLVDSEDGSTWKAAEDNFMREGMPPEEIRTQFSNQARTFSPDPHFPVTTVQDGDHLHLAGCDLQVIHAPGHTPGLCCLYLAKEQVFFTSDHILFDITPNIQVWYHMKHALQRYLESLQKVRDLPIRLALPGHREGDTSIVGRIDEIMAHHDRRLAEICHLVKCYPHSTAYEIAPHMTWSMRGKKWKDFPPTQKWFALGETLAHIEYLVDHGTLRCCEEQGCRRYDLI, via the coding sequence ATGATTCAGCAAGTCTATTCTCATCCCGATATTTACCGTATCCGCGTCGATCTGCCCGACAACCCCTTGCAATATCTCAATGCTTATGTCATCAAAGGGCCGTCTGGCAATCTGGTCATCGACACGGGTTTCAACCGCCCTGAATGTAAACGGGCCTTGGGCCGGGGTTTACAAGAATTGGGTATCCGTTTACAATCCGATACGGCCCTGTTCATCACCCATCTCCACGCCGACCACAGCGGCCTTGTCGGCCTTTTTGCCGCTGCCGGCTGCCCTGTTTACATGCATCCCGTCGATTACCAGTATCTCGTCGATTCTGAGGACGGCTCGACATGGAAGGCGGCTGAAGACAATTTCATGCGCGAAGGCATGCCACCGGAAGAAATCAGGACCCAGTTCTCCAACCAGGCCCGGACCTTTTCGCCGGACCCTCATTTCCCGGTGACGACCGTCCAGGACGGAGACCACCTTCATCTGGCCGGCTGCGATTTACAGGTCATTCACGCGCCGGGCCATACGCCGGGGCTGTGCTGCCTGTACCTGGCGAAAGAGCAGGTTTTCTTTACGAGTGACCACATCCTCTTCGACATTACGCCGAACATCCAGGTCTGGTATCACATGAAACACGCGTTGCAGCGTTATCTCGAAAGTTTACAGAAGGTCCGCGACCTGCCCATCCGGCTGGCCCTGCCGGGGCATCGCGAAGGCGATACGTCTATTGTCGGCCGCATTGATGAAATCATGGCCCATCACGACCGCCGCCTGGCCGAAATATGCCATCTGGTAAAGTGCTATCCGCACAGCACGGCTTACGAAATCGCCCCGCATATGACCTGGTCCATGCGCGGCAAGAAGTGGAAGGATTTCCCGCCGACGCAGAAGTGGTTCGCCCTGGGCGAAACGCTGGCCCATATCGAATACCTCGTCGATCACGGTACCTTGCGCTGCTGTGAAGAACAGGGCTGCCGCCGCTATGATTTGATTTAA
- the glmU gene encoding bifunctional UDP-N-acetylglucosamine diphosphorylase/glucosamine-1-phosphate N-acetyltransferase GlmU, with amino-acid sequence MKNTIALILAAGKGTRMKSKFPKVLHKVGGVPMVEQVLRAVKAAGTQRQVVVVGFGGETVRDYLGDQAETVMQKEQLGTGHAVLQAEPLLQGEAGTLLVTCGDTPLVTKETFTALIHCHEQSGAAATVLTAHMPDPTGYGRVIRDEKGQVVKIVEQKDGTPEELAVDEVNAGIYCFDMSLLWDMLHNVTNDNAQGEYYLTDIIGMLVSAGKVVSAFAAPSYAETLGVNSRQQMAEAERVLRQRKLDELMTDGVSIIDPNNTYVDTTVTVGRDTVLYPGTILEGDTIIGEGCQVGPYVRMTNVKMGDDDHVQFMYAHDCEIKNGCEIGPFVHFRPNTVIGNQVKVGNYMEVKNSIVGDGTKLPHLSYIGDSDVGSGVNIGCGTITVNYDGKIKHRTTIGDHAFVGCNSNLVAPVKVGDYAYVGAGSTITKDIPAKALSVARARQRNIEGWVKEDTYKK; translated from the coding sequence ATGAAAAATACTATTGCACTTATCCTCGCTGCCGGCAAGGGGACGCGTATGAAGTCGAAGTTCCCCAAGGTTTTGCACAAAGTCGGCGGTGTCCCGATGGTCGAACAGGTACTGCGGGCTGTCAAAGCAGCCGGGACACAGCGCCAGGTCGTCGTCGTCGGTTTTGGCGGTGAAACGGTCCGGGATTACCTCGGTGACCAGGCCGAAACGGTCATGCAGAAAGAACAGCTCGGCACAGGCCACGCTGTCCTGCAGGCCGAACCGCTGCTCCAGGGTGAAGCTGGCACCCTCCTTGTCACCTGTGGCGATACGCCGCTGGTCACGAAGGAAACGTTTACAGCCCTTATCCACTGTCATGAACAGAGCGGCGCAGCTGCGACGGTCCTGACGGCGCACATGCCGGATCCGACGGGATACGGCCGCGTCATCCGTGATGAAAAAGGGCAGGTCGTCAAAATCGTCGAACAGAAAGACGGTACGCCGGAAGAACTGGCTGTAGACGAAGTAAACGCCGGCATTTACTGTTTTGATATGTCTCTCTTGTGGGATATGCTTCACAACGTCACCAATGACAATGCCCAAGGTGAATATTATCTGACCGATATCATCGGCATGCTCGTATCGGCAGGCAAGGTCGTCAGTGCCTTTGCTGCACCGTCCTATGCGGAAACGCTCGGTGTAAACTCGCGTCAGCAGATGGCCGAAGCCGAACGGGTCCTGCGCCAGCGTAAACTGGATGAACTCATGACCGATGGCGTCTCCATCATTGACCCCAATAATACCTATGTAGACACGACGGTTACCGTCGGCCGCGACACCGTCCTCTATCCGGGGACGATCCTCGAAGGCGATACAATCATCGGCGAAGGCTGCCAGGTCGGTCCGTATGTCCGCATGACTAACGTCAAGATGGGCGACGACGACCATGTCCAGTTCATGTATGCTCATGACTGCGAAATCAAGAACGGCTGCGAAATCGGCCCGTTCGTCCATTTCCGGCCCAATACGGTCATTGGTAATCAGGTCAAGGTCGGCAACTACATGGAAGTCAAGAACTCCATTGTCGGCGACGGCACGAAATTGCCGCATCTCAGCTACATCGGCGACAGCGATGTCGGCAGCGGTGTCAATATCGGCTGCGGCACGATCACTGTCAATTACGACGGCAAGATCAAGCACCGCACAACCATTGGCGACCATGCCTTCGTAGGCTGCAACAGCAACCTGGTCGCACCGGTCAAAGTCGGCGATTACGCCTATGTCGGCGCCGGCTCGACCATTACCAAAGATATTCCGGCCAAAGCCTTATCCGTTGCCCGGGCACGGCAGCGCAACATTGAAGGCTGGGTCAAGGAAGATACATATAAAAAATAA